The following proteins are co-located in the Eleginops maclovinus isolate JMC-PN-2008 ecotype Puerto Natales chromosome 1, JC_Emac_rtc_rv5, whole genome shotgun sequence genome:
- the tspan31 gene encoding tetraspanin-31, which yields MVCGGFTCSKNALCSLNVVYMLVGLLLIGVAAWGKGFGLVSSIHIIGGVIAVGVFLLLIAIVGLIGAIHHHQVLLFFYMVILFIVFLFQFGVSCSCLAMNRGQQEALLSSTWGLLENKTKTDLESQLNCCGLLNHTSTRTQFDLEWQSCPALCRNTRCFTCGDKMLNHATEVLKILGGVGLFFSFTEILGVWLAVRYRNQKDPRANPSAFL from the exons ATGGTCTGTGGCGGCTTCACCTGTTCCAAAAATGCGCTTTGTTCCCTGAATGTGGTGTACATG CTGGTGGGGCTGCTGCTGATCGGGGTAGCAGCATGGGGGAAGGGGTTCGGCTTGGTGTCGAGCATCCACATCATAGGAGGGGTCATCGCAGTGGGCGTGTTCCTGCTGCTCATCGCTATTGTTGGACTCATCGGAGCGATACACCACCACCAAGtcctgcttttcttt TACATGGTGATTCTTTTCATCGTTTTCCTGTTCCAATTTGGAGTTTCCTGTTCCTGCTTGGCGATGAACCGTGGGCAGCAG GAGGCCCTTCTGAGCTCCACCTGGGGACTGTTGGAAAACAAGACTAAGACGGACCTGGAGAGCCAGCTGAACTGCTGCGGTCTGCTCAACCACACCTCCACTCGCACTCAGTTTGATCTGGAATGGCAGAGCTGCCCCGCT TTATGCAGAAACACTCGCTGTTTCACCTGCGGGGATAAAATGCTGAATCATGCAACCGAGGTTCTGAAGATCCTCGGGGGTGTCGGGCTCTTCTTCAGCTTCACAGAG ATCCTGGGAGTGTGGCTCGCCGTGCGCTACAGGAACCAGAAGGATCCACGAGCAAACCCAAGTGCTTTCCTATAG